One genomic window of Solanum dulcamara chromosome 10, daSolDulc1.2, whole genome shotgun sequence includes the following:
- the LOC129871158 gene encoding phosphoglycolate phosphatase 2 isoform X1 yields MNGEISKSLSLENAKELLNSVDAFLFDCDGVIWKGEKLINGVPETLDLLRSHGKKLVFVTNNSTKSRKQYAKKFHSLGIPVNEDEIFSSSFAAAMYLKVNDFPREKKVYVIGEEGILEELEQAGFTALGGPADGKKNIELKSDCLFEHDKSVGAVIVGLDQYINFYKLQYGTLCIRENPGCLFIATNRDAVGHLTDLQEWPGAGCMVAAICGTTQKEPITVGKPSTFLMDFLLLKYNITTSRMCMVGDRLDTDILFGQNAGCRTLLVFSGVTNESNFQDLSKEVKPEYYTNSIADMLNYL; encoded by the exons ATGAATGGGGAAATCTCAAAATCACTGTCTTTGGAGAATGCTAAGGAGCTTCTTAATTCTGTTGATGCATTTCTCTTCGATTGCGATG GTGTGATTTGGAAGGGGGAGAAATTGATTAATGGGGTTCCCGAGACACTCGACTTGCTTCGCTCTCAT GGTAAGAAGCTGGTATTTGTAACAAACAACTCAACAAAATCAAGAAAGCAATACGCCAAGAAGTTCCATTCCCTTGGAATTCCTGTTAATGAG GATGAGATATTTTCGTCTTCATTTGCTGCAGCAATGTATCTGAAAGTCAATGACtttccaagagaaaagaag GTTTATGTCATAGGTGAGGAAGGCATACTGGAAGAACTGGAGCAAGCTGGATTTACAGCACTAGGTGGCCCG GCAGATGGAAAGAAGAATATTGAACTGAAATCTGATTGTCTCTTCGAGCATGATAAGAGT GTTGGAGCTGTTATCGTTGGACTTGACCAATATATCAACTTTTATAAACTACA GTATGGAACTCTTTGCATCCGTGAGAATCCTGGTTGCCTTTTCATCGCGACCAACCGTGATGCAGTGGGACATTTAACTGATCTTCAAGAGTGGCCTG GTGCGGGATGTATGGTTGCTGCAATATGCGGAACAACCCAAAAAGAGCCTATTACAGTTGGGAAGCCATCGACTTTTCTGATGGACTTTCTATTGCTAAA GTATAACATCACTACATCCAGGATGTGCATGGTGGGTGACAGATTGGACACTGATATTCTATTTGGACAAAACGCCGGGTGTAGAACTCTCCTGGTATTTTCAG GTGTAACAAATGAATCAAATTTTCAAGATTTATCCAAAGAAGTTAAACCAGAATACTATACCAATTCAATAGCTGACATGCTCAATTATCTCTAG
- the LOC129871158 gene encoding phosphoglycolate phosphatase 2 isoform X2: MNGEISKSLSLENAKELLNSVDAFLFDCDGVIWKGEKLINGVPETLDLLRSHGKKLVFVTNNSTKSRKQYAKKFHSLGIPVNEDEIFSSSFAAAMYLKVNDFPREKKVYVIGEEGILEELEQAGFTALGGPADGKKNIELKSDCLFEHDKSVGAVIVGLDQYINFYKLQYGTLCIRENPGCLFIATNRDAVGHLTDLQEWPGAGCMVAAICGTTQKEPITVGKPSTFLMDFLLLKYNITTSRMCMVGDRLDTDILFGQNAGCRTLLV; the protein is encoded by the exons ATGAATGGGGAAATCTCAAAATCACTGTCTTTGGAGAATGCTAAGGAGCTTCTTAATTCTGTTGATGCATTTCTCTTCGATTGCGATG GTGTGATTTGGAAGGGGGAGAAATTGATTAATGGGGTTCCCGAGACACTCGACTTGCTTCGCTCTCAT GGTAAGAAGCTGGTATTTGTAACAAACAACTCAACAAAATCAAGAAAGCAATACGCCAAGAAGTTCCATTCCCTTGGAATTCCTGTTAATGAG GATGAGATATTTTCGTCTTCATTTGCTGCAGCAATGTATCTGAAAGTCAATGACtttccaagagaaaagaag GTTTATGTCATAGGTGAGGAAGGCATACTGGAAGAACTGGAGCAAGCTGGATTTACAGCACTAGGTGGCCCG GCAGATGGAAAGAAGAATATTGAACTGAAATCTGATTGTCTCTTCGAGCATGATAAGAGT GTTGGAGCTGTTATCGTTGGACTTGACCAATATATCAACTTTTATAAACTACA GTATGGAACTCTTTGCATCCGTGAGAATCCTGGTTGCCTTTTCATCGCGACCAACCGTGATGCAGTGGGACATTTAACTGATCTTCAAGAGTGGCCTG GTGCGGGATGTATGGTTGCTGCAATATGCGGAACAACCCAAAAAGAGCCTATTACAGTTGGGAAGCCATCGACTTTTCTGATGGACTTTCTATTGCTAAA GTATAACATCACTACATCCAGGATGTGCATGGTGGGTGACAGATTGGACACTGATATTCTATTTGGACAAAACGCCGGGTGTAGAACTCTCCTG GTGTAA